One window from the genome of Anolis sagrei isolate rAnoSag1 chromosome 4, rAnoSag1.mat, whole genome shotgun sequence encodes:
- the SALL3 gene encoding sal-like protein 3 isoform X1, which produces MSRRKQAKPQHLKSDEELQAEVLSEQAVPGEGADDGDSGNESRSGSEETNVCEKCCAEFFKWTDFLEHKKNCTKNPLVLIVNEDEAALPSEEFPEPSPASSPSDQADSEAAEENIQAESNESCEMKNTEKEEEPMEIEPPAEKSYPSQGTSTTATPLPQISEPSSLTSYNMPNTNVTLETLLSTKVAVAQFSQSTRCATTATTASGVTAMAIPMILEQLMALQQQQIHQLQLIEQIRSQVAMMNRQPLRPTLNPTIPSQNTPVQASNQIQGFATNSTLQLAAVVPSAIVAQATNNPPTTFECTQHISRPTSGASTPNMSSNGSSVPNEASTPSSSNAVTASLTSVSVSNSTSSSSQAPNPSTPPTIGPGNLLTSASSLPNPLLPQTSPSSVIFPNPLVSIAATANALDPLSALMKHRKGKPPNVSVFEPKTSSEDPFFKHKCRFCAKVFGSDSALQIHLRSHTGERPFKCNICGNRFSTKGNLKVHFQRHKEKYPHIQMNPYPVPEYLDNVPTCSGIPYGMSLPPEKPVTTWLDSKPVLPTVPTSIGLQLPPTIPGVNSYGDSPSITPMSRSPQRPSPASSECTSLSPSLNNSESGIPMSAESPQPIHSGPAVTKTEPVNNPVTNARLGDISICGQVSAVPTPSVPNAITENSISASLSNSVLPALTDQFKAKFPFGGLLDSMQTSETSKLQQLVENIDKKMTDPNQCVICHRVLSCQSALKMHYRTHTGERPFKCKICGRAFTTKGNLKTHFGVHRAKPPLRVQHSCPICQKKFTNAVVLQQHIRMHMGGQIPNTPLPEGFQDAMDSELSFDEKNAETLSNYDDDMDENSMEEDPELKDMASDPSKPLIPYSESCPPSPPSVISSIAALENQMKMIDSVMNCQQMTNLKSIENGSGESDRLSNDSSSAVGDLESQSAGSPAMSESSSSIQALSPENSNSESFRSKSPGFCNQEEPQEIQLKTEKPDSPLPRTVENGGALDLTATNPGRPLIKEESPFSLLFLNRERGKFKSTVCNICGKPFACKSALEIHYRSHTKERPFVCTVCNRGCSTMGNLKQHLLTHKLKELPSQLFEPNFTLGPSQSTPSLVTSTAPTMIKMEVNGHSKPISLGEVPPLPAGIQVPAAPQTVMSPGITPMLAPPPRRTPKQHNCQSCGKTFSSASALQIHERTHTGEKPFGCTICGRAFTTKGNLKVHMGTHMWNNAPARRGRRLSVENPMALLGGDALKFSEMFQKDLAARAMNVDPNFWNQYAAAITNGLAMKNNEISVIQNGGIPQLPVSLGGSAIPSLSNITAGMDKARTGSSPPIIGLDKASSETGANRPFTRFIEDNKEIGIN; this is translated from the exons CAGTGCCAGGAGAAGGAGCAGATGATGGTGATAGTGGGAATGAAAGCAGGAGTGGCAGCGAGGAAACAAATGTTTGTGAAAAATGCTGTGCAGAATTCTTCAAATGGACCGATTTCCTGGAACACAAGAAGAATTGCACTAAAAACCCACTTGTGTTGATTGTGAATGAAGATGAAGCAGCGCTGCCCTCTGAAGAATTCCCAGAGCCCTCCCCTGCTAGCTCTCCTAGTGATCAAGCAGACAGTGAAGCTGCTGAAGAGAATATCCAGGCTGAGAGCAACGAGAGCTGTGAGatgaaaaatacagaaaaggaggaagaaccCATGGAGATAGAACCTCCGGCAGAAAAGAGTTACCCCAGTCAAGGCACCTCCACCACAGCTACGCCACTACCTCAGATTAGTGAACCATCTTCCTTGACAAGTTATAACATGCCAAACACTAACGTAACCTTAGAGACATTGCTAAGCACTAAAGTGGCTGTTGCACAGTTCTCACAGAGCACAAGATGTGCGACTACTGCAACCACAGCCAGTGGGGTCACAGCAATGGCCATCCCAATGATACTTGAGCAGCTGATGGCATTGCAGCAGCAACAGATTCACCAGTTGCAGCTAATAGAGCAGATCCGGAGTCAAGTAGCAATGATGAATCGGCAGCCATTACGACCAACTTTAAATCCAACAATTCCTTCCCAGAACACTCCTGTGCAAGCCTCAAACCAGATTCAAGGATTTGCAACAAACTCTACTCTTCAGTTAGCAGCAGTTGTTCCGTCTGCCATAGTGGCACAAGCCACTAACAATCCACCAACCACTTTCGAGTGCACTCAGCACATTTCAAGGCCTACGTCGGGTGCAAGTACTCCTAACATGTCTAGCAATGGTTCTTCTGTCCCAAATGAAGCAAGCACACCATCCTCTTCTAATGCAGTTACAGCATCCTTAACTTCTGTTTCTGTGTCAAATAGCACTAGCAGCTCTTCACAAGCTCCCAATCCTTCAACTCCACCTACAATAGGACCTGGAAATCTCCTCACCTCAGCTTCCAGCCTGCCAAACCCACTTCTACCTCAGACTTCACCCAGTAGCGTAATTTTCCCCAATCCACTGGTAAGCATTGCTGCAACTGCTAATGCGTTGGACCCCCTATCTGCACTTATGAAGCATCGCAAAGGAAAACCTCCAAATGTATCTGTGTTTGAACCCAAGACAAGTTCTGAGGATCCATTTTTTAAACATAAGTGTAGATTTTGTGCCAAGGTCTTTGGGAGTGATAGTGCTCTACAGATACACTTGCGTTCGCACACAGGGGAAAGACCTTTTAAGTGTAACATATGTGGGAATCGGTTTTCTACAAAAGGCAATCTGAAAGTTCATTTTCAGAGGCATAAAGAAAAGTACCCACACATCCAGATGAATCCATATCCAGTTCCAGAATACCTCGATAATGTTCCCACTTGCTCTGGGATTCCGTATGGAATGTCATTACCACCCGAAAAGCCAGTTACTACATGGTTGGATAGCAAACCTGTGTTACCAACAGTTCCAACTTCAATTGGGTTGCAGCTTCCCCCTACAATACCAGGGGTAAACAGTTATGGAGATTCCCCAAGTATTACTCCCATGAGCAGGTCACCACAGAGGCCATCCCCTGCATCAAGTGAATGCACCTCCTTGTCCCCAAGTCTAAACAATTCAGAGTCAGGCATTCCTATGTCTGCAGAATCCCCACAACCAATTCATAGCGGTCCAGCTGTGACTAAAACTGAACCTGTCAATAATcctgtgacaaatgcaaggctagGAGATATTTCTATATGTGGGCAGGTTTCTGCAGTACCCACACCTTCAGTTCCTAATGCTattacagaaaatagcatttctgCAAGCCTCTCAAACTCTGTGCTTCCAGCATTGACTGACCAGTTCAAGGCTAAGTTTCCATTTGGTGGACTACTAGACTCTATGCAAACATCAGAAACCTCAAAACTGCAACAGCTTGTAGAGAACATCGATAAGAAGATGACAGATCCAAATCAATGTGTCATTTGTCACCGTGTGCTCAGTTGTCAGAGTGCTCTCAAGATGcattacagaacacatacaggagaaagaCCATTTAAATGCAAAATTTGTGGACGTGCGTTTACTACAAAAGGCAATCTAAAAACACATTTTGGAGTTCATCGAGCAAAGCCACCACTTAGAGTACAGCATTCGTGTCCTATTTGTCAAAAGAAATTTACAAATGCTGTTGTCCTTCAGCAACACATTCGTATGCACATGGGTGGGCAAATACCCAACACACCATTACCAGAGGGCTTCCAGGATGCTATGGATTCAGAACTTTCCTTTGATGAAAAGAATGCAGAAACACTGAGCAACTATGATGATGACATGGATGAAAATTCCATGGAGGAGGACCCAGAGTTAAAAGACATGGCAAGTGACCCCTCCAAACCGCTTATACCTTATTCAGAGTCATGTCCACCTTCCCCACCATCTGTGATTTCTAGCATTGCGGCCCTGGAAAATCAAATGAAAATGATTGATTCTGTCATGAACTGTCAACAGATGACCAATCTAAAATCTATAGAAAATGGGTCAGGGGAAAGTGACCGTTTGAGCAATGATTCTTCATCAGCTGTAGGAGATCTAGAGAGCCAGAGTGCCGGGAGTCCAGCAATGTCTGAATCTTCTTCCTCCATACAAGCTTTATCTCCTGAGAATAGCAACAGTGAAAGCTTTAGATCAAAATCCCCAGGTTTTTGTAACCAGGAAGAACCACAAGAAATACAATTAAAGACAGAAAAGCCCGACAGTCCACTACCACGTACTGTTGAAAATGGAGGTGCACTGGATCTGACAGCTACCAACCCAGGAAGACCACTCATCAAAGAAGAATCCCCTTTTAGCCTGCTGTTCCTGAACAGAGAACGTGGTAAGTTTAAAAGTACTGTTTGTAATATCTGTGGCAAGCCTTTTGCTTGTAAGAGTGCATTGGAAATTCACTACCGCAGCCATACTAAAGAACGTCCATTTGTATGTACAGTCTGCAATCGTGGGTGTTCCACTATGGGTaatttaaaacagcacttactgacACACAAATTAAAAGAGCTGCCTTCTCAGTTATTTGAACCCAACTTTACTCTAGGTCCCAGCCAAAGCACTCCTAGCCTGGTCACCAGCACTGCGCCTACTATGATCAAAATGGAAGTGAATGGCCACAGCAAGCCGATCTCATTGGGTGAGGTTCCACCTCTTCCAGCTGGAATCCAGGTTCCTGCTGCACCACAGACAGTGATGAGCCCAGGCATCACTCCTATGCTGGCACCCCCACCACGTCGAACGCCCAAACAGCACAACTGTCAGTCATGTGGGAAGACCTTCTCTTCAGCAAGTGCACTACAGATACATGAACGCACCCATACTGGTGAAAAGCCATTTGGTTGCACAATCTGTGGTAGAGCTTTTACCACAAAAGGGAATCTTAAG GTTCACATGGGAACGCATATGTGGAATAATGCCCCTGCGCGGCGTGGCCGACGACTGTCTGTGGAAAACCCCATGGCTTTGTTAGGTGGCGATGCTCTCAAGTTTTCAGAAATGTTCCAAAAGGATTTGGCAGCTCGGGCAATGAATGTTGACCCAAATTTTTGGAACCAATATGCTGCAGCTATTACAAATGGACTTGCAATGAAGAACAATGAAATTTCTGTCATACAGAATGGAGGCATCCCCCAGCTCCCAGTAAGTTTAGGCGGAAGTGCCATTCCGTCTTTAAGTAACATTACCGCTGGAATGGACAAAGCCCGTACTGGCAGCAGCCCACCCATCATTGGTTTGGACAAAGCAAGTTCTGAAACTGGAGCCAACCGCCCATTCACAAGGTTTATTGAGGATAATAAAGAGATTGGCATAAATTAA
- the SALL3 gene encoding sal-like protein 3 isoform X4, whose amino-acid sequence MSRRKQAKPQHLKSDEELQAEVLSEQAVPGEGADDGDSGNESRSGSEETNVCEKCCAEFFKWTDFLEHKKNCTKNPLVLIVNEDEAALPSEEFPEPSPASSPSDQADSEAAEENIQAESNESCEMKNTEKEEEPMEIEPPAEKSYPSQGTSTTATPLPQISEPSSLTSYNMPNTNVTLETLLSTKVAVAQFSQSTRCATTATTASGVTAMAIPMILEQLMALQQQQIHQLQLIEQIRSQVAMMNRQPLRPTLNPTIPSQNTPVQASNQIQGFATNSTLQLAAVVPSAIVAQATNNPPTTFECTQHISRPTSGASTPNMSSNGSSVPNEASTPSSSNAVTASLTSVSVSNSTSSSSQAPNPSTPPTIGPGNLLTSASSLPNPLLPQTSPSSVIFPNPLVSIAATANALDPLSALMKHRKGKPPNVSVFEPKTSSEDPFFKHKCRFCAKVFGSDSALQIHLRSHTGERPFKCNICGNRFSTKGNLKVHFQRHKEKYPHIQMNPYPVPEYLDNVPTCSGIPYGMSLPPEKPVTTWLDSKPVLPTVPTSIGLQLPPTIPGVNSYGDSPSITPMSRSPQRPSPASSECTSLSPSLNNSESGIPMSAESPQPIHSGPAVTKTEPVNNPVTNARLGDISICGQVSAVPTPSVPNAITENSISASLSNSVLPALTDQFKAKFPFGGLLDSMQTSETSKLQQLVENIDKKMTDPNQCVICHRVLSCQSALKMHYRTHTGERPFKCKICGRAFTTKGNLKTHFGVHRAKPPLRVQHSCPICQKKFTNAVVLQQHIRMHMGGQIPNTPLPEGFQDAMDSELSFDEKNAETLSNYDDDMDENSMEEDPELKDMASDPSKPLIPYSESCPPSPPSVISSIAALENQMKMIDSVMNCQQMTNLKSIENGSGESDRLSNDSSSAVGDLESQSAGSPAMSESSSSIQALSPENSNSESFRSKSPGFCNQEEPQEIQLKTEKPDSPLPRTVENGGALDLTATNPGRPLIKEESPFSLLFLNRERGPSQSTPSLVTSTAPTMIKMEVNGHSKPISLGEVPPLPAGIQVPAAPQTVMSPGITPMLAPPPRRTPKQHNCQSCGKTFSSASALQIHERTHTGEKPFGCTICGRAFTTKGNLKVHMGTHMWNNAPARRGRRLSVENPMALLGGDALKFSEMFQKDLAARAMNVDPNFWNQYAAAITNGLAMKNNEISVIQNGGIPQLPVSLGGSAIPSLSNITAGMDKARTGSSPPIIGLDKASSETGANRPFTRFIEDNKEIGIN is encoded by the exons CAGTGCCAGGAGAAGGAGCAGATGATGGTGATAGTGGGAATGAAAGCAGGAGTGGCAGCGAGGAAACAAATGTTTGTGAAAAATGCTGTGCAGAATTCTTCAAATGGACCGATTTCCTGGAACACAAGAAGAATTGCACTAAAAACCCACTTGTGTTGATTGTGAATGAAGATGAAGCAGCGCTGCCCTCTGAAGAATTCCCAGAGCCCTCCCCTGCTAGCTCTCCTAGTGATCAAGCAGACAGTGAAGCTGCTGAAGAGAATATCCAGGCTGAGAGCAACGAGAGCTGTGAGatgaaaaatacagaaaaggaggaagaaccCATGGAGATAGAACCTCCGGCAGAAAAGAGTTACCCCAGTCAAGGCACCTCCACCACAGCTACGCCACTACCTCAGATTAGTGAACCATCTTCCTTGACAAGTTATAACATGCCAAACACTAACGTAACCTTAGAGACATTGCTAAGCACTAAAGTGGCTGTTGCACAGTTCTCACAGAGCACAAGATGTGCGACTACTGCAACCACAGCCAGTGGGGTCACAGCAATGGCCATCCCAATGATACTTGAGCAGCTGATGGCATTGCAGCAGCAACAGATTCACCAGTTGCAGCTAATAGAGCAGATCCGGAGTCAAGTAGCAATGATGAATCGGCAGCCATTACGACCAACTTTAAATCCAACAATTCCTTCCCAGAACACTCCTGTGCAAGCCTCAAACCAGATTCAAGGATTTGCAACAAACTCTACTCTTCAGTTAGCAGCAGTTGTTCCGTCTGCCATAGTGGCACAAGCCACTAACAATCCACCAACCACTTTCGAGTGCACTCAGCACATTTCAAGGCCTACGTCGGGTGCAAGTACTCCTAACATGTCTAGCAATGGTTCTTCTGTCCCAAATGAAGCAAGCACACCATCCTCTTCTAATGCAGTTACAGCATCCTTAACTTCTGTTTCTGTGTCAAATAGCACTAGCAGCTCTTCACAAGCTCCCAATCCTTCAACTCCACCTACAATAGGACCTGGAAATCTCCTCACCTCAGCTTCCAGCCTGCCAAACCCACTTCTACCTCAGACTTCACCCAGTAGCGTAATTTTCCCCAATCCACTGGTAAGCATTGCTGCAACTGCTAATGCGTTGGACCCCCTATCTGCACTTATGAAGCATCGCAAAGGAAAACCTCCAAATGTATCTGTGTTTGAACCCAAGACAAGTTCTGAGGATCCATTTTTTAAACATAAGTGTAGATTTTGTGCCAAGGTCTTTGGGAGTGATAGTGCTCTACAGATACACTTGCGTTCGCACACAGGGGAAAGACCTTTTAAGTGTAACATATGTGGGAATCGGTTTTCTACAAAAGGCAATCTGAAAGTTCATTTTCAGAGGCATAAAGAAAAGTACCCACACATCCAGATGAATCCATATCCAGTTCCAGAATACCTCGATAATGTTCCCACTTGCTCTGGGATTCCGTATGGAATGTCATTACCACCCGAAAAGCCAGTTACTACATGGTTGGATAGCAAACCTGTGTTACCAACAGTTCCAACTTCAATTGGGTTGCAGCTTCCCCCTACAATACCAGGGGTAAACAGTTATGGAGATTCCCCAAGTATTACTCCCATGAGCAGGTCACCACAGAGGCCATCCCCTGCATCAAGTGAATGCACCTCCTTGTCCCCAAGTCTAAACAATTCAGAGTCAGGCATTCCTATGTCTGCAGAATCCCCACAACCAATTCATAGCGGTCCAGCTGTGACTAAAACTGAACCTGTCAATAATcctgtgacaaatgcaaggctagGAGATATTTCTATATGTGGGCAGGTTTCTGCAGTACCCACACCTTCAGTTCCTAATGCTattacagaaaatagcatttctgCAAGCCTCTCAAACTCTGTGCTTCCAGCATTGACTGACCAGTTCAAGGCTAAGTTTCCATTTGGTGGACTACTAGACTCTATGCAAACATCAGAAACCTCAAAACTGCAACAGCTTGTAGAGAACATCGATAAGAAGATGACAGATCCAAATCAATGTGTCATTTGTCACCGTGTGCTCAGTTGTCAGAGTGCTCTCAAGATGcattacagaacacatacaggagaaagaCCATTTAAATGCAAAATTTGTGGACGTGCGTTTACTACAAAAGGCAATCTAAAAACACATTTTGGAGTTCATCGAGCAAAGCCACCACTTAGAGTACAGCATTCGTGTCCTATTTGTCAAAAGAAATTTACAAATGCTGTTGTCCTTCAGCAACACATTCGTATGCACATGGGTGGGCAAATACCCAACACACCATTACCAGAGGGCTTCCAGGATGCTATGGATTCAGAACTTTCCTTTGATGAAAAGAATGCAGAAACACTGAGCAACTATGATGATGACATGGATGAAAATTCCATGGAGGAGGACCCAGAGTTAAAAGACATGGCAAGTGACCCCTCCAAACCGCTTATACCTTATTCAGAGTCATGTCCACCTTCCCCACCATCTGTGATTTCTAGCATTGCGGCCCTGGAAAATCAAATGAAAATGATTGATTCTGTCATGAACTGTCAACAGATGACCAATCTAAAATCTATAGAAAATGGGTCAGGGGAAAGTGACCGTTTGAGCAATGATTCTTCATCAGCTGTAGGAGATCTAGAGAGCCAGAGTGCCGGGAGTCCAGCAATGTCTGAATCTTCTTCCTCCATACAAGCTTTATCTCCTGAGAATAGCAACAGTGAAAGCTTTAGATCAAAATCCCCAGGTTTTTGTAACCAGGAAGAACCACAAGAAATACAATTAAAGACAGAAAAGCCCGACAGTCCACTACCACGTACTGTTGAAAATGGAGGTGCACTGGATCTGACAGCTACCAACCCAGGAAGACCACTCATCAAAGAAGAATCCCCTTTTAGCCTGCTGTTCCTGAACAGAGAACGTG GTCCCAGCCAAAGCACTCCTAGCCTGGTCACCAGCACTGCGCCTACTATGATCAAAATGGAAGTGAATGGCCACAGCAAGCCGATCTCATTGGGTGAGGTTCCACCTCTTCCAGCTGGAATCCAGGTTCCTGCTGCACCACAGACAGTGATGAGCCCAGGCATCACTCCTATGCTGGCACCCCCACCACGTCGAACGCCCAAACAGCACAACTGTCAGTCATGTGGGAAGACCTTCTCTTCAGCAAGTGCACTACAGATACATGAACGCACCCATACTGGTGAAAAGCCATTTGGTTGCACAATCTGTGGTAGAGCTTTTACCACAAAAGGGAATCTTAAG GTTCACATGGGAACGCATATGTGGAATAATGCCCCTGCGCGGCGTGGCCGACGACTGTCTGTGGAAAACCCCATGGCTTTGTTAGGTGGCGATGCTCTCAAGTTTTCAGAAATGTTCCAAAAGGATTTGGCAGCTCGGGCAATGAATGTTGACCCAAATTTTTGGAACCAATATGCTGCAGCTATTACAAATGGACTTGCAATGAAGAACAATGAAATTTCTGTCATACAGAATGGAGGCATCCCCCAGCTCCCAGTAAGTTTAGGCGGAAGTGCCATTCCGTCTTTAAGTAACATTACCGCTGGAATGGACAAAGCCCGTACTGGCAGCAGCCCACCCATCATTGGTTTGGACAAAGCAAGTTCTGAAACTGGAGCCAACCGCCCATTCACAAGGTTTATTGAGGATAATAAAGAGATTGGCATAAATTAA